One segment of Tenrec ecaudatus isolate mTenEca1 chromosome 1, mTenEca1.hap1, whole genome shotgun sequence DNA contains the following:
- the LOC142445782 gene encoding LOW QUALITY PROTEIN: uncharacterized protein LOC142445782 (The sequence of the model RefSeq protein was modified relative to this genomic sequence to represent the inferred CDS: inserted 2 bases in 1 codon), producing MDSVFVQDVAVVFSQEEWALLDLAQRELYKDVMMETFRNLASVVSQNLSDGDKLPNEPIMVQFMRNHTWSSMLREIVESYGHKDDYKNQERHLSMLPIFNRSHTEEHLFKSNEGKQCGRTFSWIPNLTILKRNPPEVSSLEYMQYGKAFVDYSSHKHFSRFGTGCSTCPYKECGNLYTYPSHLPIQMRALNGLKLHKYNVCGIDLPYVPTLKNSVTTLTGNRYYECEKYFCGFSSFWTHVECHNPECKVHCQTYNSSFLSLHNTLHKSDMPCEYKNCGKIFCHSSVHNRHTKIHSGERFYDCKECGKAFSRSSHVIEHMKTHSGERPFDCKECGKAFSQASHLTRHIRTHSGERPYECVECRKAFSEPSSLTQHKRTHSGEKPYECKDCLKAFRCSSHLTKHIRSHSGERPYACKECGKAFMCSSHLTEHKRTHSGEKPFKCKECGKAFSCSSHLTSHMKTHSREKAYECKVCGKAFSQISSLTTHLRTHSGERPYECKECGKTFTQSSNLTIHLRTHSGVKPYECKECGKAFRCSSHLTEHKRTHSGERPYKCKECRKSFSQASAFNTHIRTHSQERPYQCEQCGKSFIQAAFLTQHMKIHSGEKRYECKECGKAFSFSSHLTSHLRIHSGERPYECKECGKTFIQTSALTTHIRTHTGERPYECKECGKAFSQASSLTTHMRTHSGVRPYICKQCGKAFSQSSHLGRHIRTHGGEXPYEC from the exons GACTCAGTATTTGTTCAAGATGTGGCCGTGGTCTTTAGCCAGGAAGAGTGGGCTTTGCTGGATCTTGCTCAGAGGGAACTCTACAAAGACGTGATGATGGAAACCTTCAGGAACTTAGCCTCAGTAG TTTCTCAAAACCTTAGTGATGGAGACAAGTTGCCCAATGAACCCATAATGGTGCAATTCATGAGGAATCACACGTGGTCTTCCATGTTACGAGAGATTGTTGAATCTTATGGCCATAAAGATGATTATAAAAACCAGGAAAGGCATTTGAG CATGTTGCCTATTTTTAACCGAAGTCATACAGAAGAGCACCTCTTTAAAAGTAATGAAGGCAAGCAATGTGGGAGAACCTTCAGTTGGATTCCAAATCTTACTATTCTAAAAAGAAATCCTCCAGAAGTAAGTTCTTTGGAATACATGCAGTATGGAAAAGCCTTTGTGGATTACTCATCACATAAGCATTTTAGTAGATTCGGTACTGGATGTAGTACTTGCCCATATAAAGAATGTGGAAATCTCTACACTTATCCCTCTCACCTACCCATTCAGATGAGAGCTCTTAATGGACTAAAACTCCATAAATATAATGTATGTGGTATAGATTTACCTTATGTCCCAACACTTAAGAATTCTGTGACAACACTCACTGGTAATAGATACTATGAATGTGAGaaatatttctgtggtttctcatCTTTTTGGACACATGTAGAATGTCATAACCCAGAATGTAAAGTACATTGTCAAACTTATAATAGTTCATTTCTTAGCTTACATAACACTCTCCATAAAAGCGATATGCCCTGTGAATATAAAAACTGTGGGAAAATATTTTGTCATTCTTCAGTTCACAATAGACATACTaaaattcacagtggagagaggtttTATgactgtaaggaatgtgggaaagcctttagtcGTTCCTCACATGTCATTGAACATATGaaaactcacagtggagagaggccttttgactgtaaggaatgtgggaaagcctttagtcAGGCTTCACACCTCACGAGACATAtaagaactcacagtggagagagacctTATGAATGTGTTGAATGTCGGAAAGCCTTTAGTGAACCTTCATCCCTCACGCAACACAAAAgaactcatagtggagagaagccttatgaatgtaaggactgTCTGAAAGCCTTTAGGTGTTCCTCACATCTTACTAAGCATATAAGATCCCATAGTGGCGAGAGGCCTTATGcatgtaaagaatgtgggaaagcATTTATGTGTTCCTCACACCTCACTGAACATAAAAGAACGCACAGTGGAGAGAAACCTTttaaatgtaaggaatgtgggaaagcctttagttGTTCCTCACACCTCACTTCACATATGAAAACTCACAGTAGAGAGAAGGCTTATGAATGCAAGGTATGTGGGAAAGCTTTTAGTCAAATCTCATCCCTTACTACACATTtaagaactcacagtggagagaggccctatgaatgtaaggaatgtgggaaaacctTCACTCAGTCATCAAACCTCACGATACATTTAAGAACTCACAGCGGAGTgaagccttatgaatgtaaagagtgtgggaaagcctttaggtGTTCCTCACACCTCACTGAACATAAAAGAacgcacagtggagagaggccttataagTGTAAGGAATGTAGGAAATCCTTTAGTCAGGCTTCTGCATTCAACACACATATAAGAACTCACAGTCAAGAGAGgccatatcaatgtgaacaatGTGGAAAAAGCTTTATTCAGGCCGCATTTCTTACACAACATATGaaaattcacagtggagagaagcGTTATGAGtgtaaagaatgtgggaaagcctttagttTTTCCTCACACCTCACCTCACATTTAAGAatccacagtggagagaggccttatgaatgtaaggaatgtgggaaaacctTTATTCAGACTTCAGCCCTTACTACACATATTAGAACTCACACTGGAGAGAGGCCCtatgaatgtaaagaatgtgggaaagcttttaGTCAGGCTTCATCCCTCACAACACATATGAGAACTCACAGTGGTGTTAGGCCTTACATATGTAagcaatgtgggaaagcctttagtcAGTCATCACATCTTGGTAGACATATAAGAACTCACGGTGGAGA GCCTTATGAATGTTAG